The region GACCTTGCTGAACAACCTGACAAGAAGGTCAACGAAATGTTTCTCTGTCCAGTATGGAAAAGAGATTCCCCCCATCAAGGGGGATTTCCACAGGTTAGAGCAAGTTGTCGTCAACCTAGTGCAGAACTCATGTGAGGCGCTCCCGGATAGGCACAAAGGCATCTATGTCTCAACCGAATATGAGAAAAATCCACGCAGGGTTGTGGTCATAGTGCGGGATGAAGGTAGAGGGATTCCGCGCGAACATCTGCCCCATATCATGGACCCGTTCTTCACCAGCAAGAGACAAACCGGTGGAACCGGCCTCGGATTATCGGTCTCAGCAGGCATCGTAAAAGATCACAATGGGACACTGAGTTTCACGTCGGAGCTCGGAAAGGAAACTGTAGCCACACTCATCTTGCCTGTCTCAAGTGATCAGAATTCAAATAATGCAGCGGTGCGATGAATAGACCCATCTTTCCTTCTCTCCCGATACTGCTTATTGATGACGAAGCTCAGGCTCTTCAGAGCTTCCGCATAACCCTGTATGCTGGCGGGATAAACAACATCTTGGCATGTCAGGACAGTTCGAAAGCAATCGCTATGATCGCAAGTCAGGAGATGGAGTTGATCCTGCTTGATCTCTGGATGCCAAAGATGTCGGGCGAGGAGATCCTTGTTAGTGTCACGAGAGACTTCCCCGATATTCCTGTAATCATCATCACCGGCGCAAACGAAGTGGAAACGGCCGTCAGATGTATGAGATTTGGGGCCTTCGACTACCTTGTCAAGCCCGTGGAAAAAAACCGGCTCATCACGACAGTCAACTGCGCCATTGAGCTGAGTGAATTGAGACGTGAAAACAATATGCTGAGAACGCGCATTCTTTCGAGCGGGCTGGAATATCCTGAAGCTTTCTTTGAGACAGTTACCCAAAACGAGGCCATGAAATCTATCTTCCAATACGTTGAAGCTATCGCCAGGACCTCCCAGCCAGTGCTAATTACAGGTGAGACCGGAGTTGGCAAAGAACTGATTGCCAAGTCAACCCACACCTTAAGCAGACGTGAAGGGGTTTTTGTTCCCGTCAATGTGGCAGGCCTGGACGATAACGTCTTCGCCGATACTCTCTTCGGGCATAAGAAGGGTGCATTCACGGGTGCTGATGAGGCTCGAAGCGGTATGATAGAACAGGCGCAGCGAGGAACCCTCTTTCTTGATGAAATAGGAGACCTGAGCCCTTCTTCTCAAGTAAAGCTTCTGCGACTCTTGCAGGAGCGCGAATATTTTCCTCTTGGGTCGGATCTTCCCCAACACACGGACTCCAGAATCATTGTGGCAACCAACCAAAATATTCATGCCCTACTGAAATCTGGTAAAATCCGGCAGGATATTTATTACAGATTGCGAACACATCATGTCCACATCCCGCCGCTGCGTGAGCGTCTAAGTGACTTGCCTCTTCTGATCGACCATTTCCTCAAAGAAGCTGCCAAGGCCCTTGGAAAGAAAGCACCGACCGCTCCGAAAGAGCTCCTCACTCTTCTGGGCACCTACAACTTCCCCGGGAATATTAGGGAACTGAGGGCCATGATCTTCGATGCTGTCAGCAGTCATAAGTCTGGGATCCTGTCCTTGGTGCATTTCAAGAAAGCGATTGGCCGAGAAACAGACTCAGCCAACGACGTGACAAAGGAGCCCTCACGGATCGAGGAGGGAGCTTCTGTTGTCTTTCCGGAAGAGCTGCCGACCCTTAAGAAGGCTGAGGAACAGCTTCTTGCGGAGGCCTTGAAGCGGTCCGGCAACAACCAGGGCATTGCAGCCCGGCTGTTAGGAATAAGCCGCCAGGCACTGAACAGGCGCCTGAGAGCAAAGTAGAGTAGATTCCAGCGTCAGAAGGGTGCAACATTCCTTGCATCCCCTCCGTTTTCGATCCTTCCAATCTCTAGATTACGAAAGACATTGGCATTGATGAGGAAAGACTCGTCAACATATGTTGCACCATTTCACTGCCTCCTCGTCCGCCTGACTCTCCCATAATCTCAAGATTCCCAAAGGATTAAGCAACACGCGAGGAATCGGCCTATTCCTTGCAAGTGCCTTACGGCTGTGTAGAGCGCTGATGTCGGAATGCGCAGGCTAATTCAAATGAGAGTCAAGGTGAGGAAGAAGAATATCCTTGTAGCGGATGATGAAAAGCACAGCCGGCTTGGTCTTTCTCTGGTACTCAGGAAAGCTGGGTACGAAGTCACGATCGTAAGTGACGGCGTTGAAGCGCTGGCACGGATCGTGGAATCAGCGAAGCATTCCAAGTCCTTTGATCTCCTGGTGGTGGACGTCCAAATGCCGGGACTGACAGGGTCCGAACTAGTCGAAGAGCTGCTTAGGATCAATGCCGTCATCCCGGTTCTTGTCATGTCGGGGTACAGGGACAAGGACACCGTGGCAGGGCTTTCGCGCAACGGTTGCTTGTGCTATGCGGAGAAGCCATTCAGTCCTTCTGAGTTGCTTGATCATGTGGCTCGTGCCTTCAACGAATTCAAGAGGAGAAAGAATCTGCCGGAGGGGAAAGGCGATTCCATCGGGGACAAAGGCTCGGCCCCTTCTGCGTTGGGGGTCATCAAAAACTGTACGATTGTGAGCCCTTCCTCTCAGAAGACCCGCGCAGCGAAAGGCGGGACAGATGGGAAATCCGGAGAGAGGGGGCGGTTTTGAAAAGTGCAAGAAAATGAATGGGTATCTGAATTTGACACCTGGCACGGCCAGGGAGCCAACGCGAGAACATTATCTGCACAGGAGAAATGATATGAATTCCGAAACAATATTCCGGATCATAGAGAGACATGATAAGGAGGAGCGTGGGCTTGTCTCGATACTTCTCGACATACAGAACACCTTCGGCTACCTCCCGAAAGAAGCCCTGAGAATCTTGGCTTACAGTACGGGACGTTCACTGCCTGACATTTATTCCCTTGTTACCTTCCACGACTCTTTCAGGCTCAGACCCGCGGAGGAAGACAAGGACAGTCGAAACGACGCAAGGGGAGCCCTCCAATCCCGCAAGATCAGATGCTCGCATTGCAACCACAGTCTGATGTGCCAGGAGCATCCGGTTGACGGTCATCCATCAATCAACATTACAGCCTCCTTCGGCGTGGAGTGCGGGTGGCTGAGGTTCTCCTCCATACCGTGCAGTTACTCCGTGGAATGCGAGTACGAATTATCGCGGGAAGGAGTCGTGAATTTCTTCTGCCCCCACTGCCACGCAGAGTTTCTTCCGGCAGGAAACTGTGGGAAGTGCGGAGCACCGATGGTTCCCATGATTGACCGCCATGGGTTAACGATGCAGGTCTGTTCGAACTTGAAGTGTACTAAACACATGAGGGAACTGGTCCATGTCGTTGGCTAGTTGCTGAGCTAACCGGCGGAAGTCTTATGCTACATCATCATTGGACAAAGGAGGATAGTCAATGCGAGCAGTCAAGGAACTAGTCGAAGAGGAAAGAACGAGCGCTTACCGAAATGCAAGCAGGCAGTTTGACAACGCGGCCGACATCATGAAACTCGACCCGGATATCCGGAACATTCTTAGCACCACCACCAACGAGCTCACCGTTC is a window of Candidatus Eisenbacteria bacterium DNA encoding:
- a CDS encoding NAD(P)H-dependent oxidoreductase subunit E, with amino-acid sequence MNSETIFRIIERHDKEERGLVSILLDIQNTFGYLPKEALRILAYSTGRSLPDIYSLVTFHDSFRLRPAEEDKDSRNDARGALQSRKIRCSHCNHSLMCQEHPVDGHPSINITASFGVECGWLRFSSIPCSYSVECEYELSREGVVNFFCPHCHAEFLPAGNCGKCGAPMVPMIDRHGLTMQVCSNLKCTKHMRELVHVVG
- a CDS encoding sigma-54 dependent transcriptional regulator — protein: MNRPIFPSLPILLIDDEAQALQSFRITLYAGGINNILACQDSSKAIAMIASQEMELILLDLWMPKMSGEEILVSVTRDFPDIPVIIITGANEVETAVRCMRFGAFDYLVKPVEKNRLITTVNCAIELSELRRENNMLRTRILSSGLEYPEAFFETVTQNEAMKSIFQYVEAIARTSQPVLITGETGVGKELIAKSTHTLSRREGVFVPVNVAGLDDNVFADTLFGHKKGAFTGADEARSGMIEQAQRGTLFLDEIGDLSPSSQVKLLRLLQEREYFPLGSDLPQHTDSRIIVATNQNIHALLKSGKIRQDIYYRLRTHHVHIPPLRERLSDLPLLIDHFLKEAAKALGKKAPTAPKELLTLLGTYNFPGNIRELRAMIFDAVSSHKSGILSLVHFKKAIGRETDSANDVTKEPSRIEEGASVVFPEELPTLKKAEEQLLAEALKRSGNNQGIAARLLGISRQALNRRLRAK
- a CDS encoding response regulator, producing MRVKVRKKNILVADDEKHSRLGLSLVLRKAGYEVTIVSDGVEALARIVESAKHSKSFDLLVVDVQMPGLTGSELVEELLRINAVIPVLVMSGYRDKDTVAGLSRNGCLCYAEKPFSPSELLDHVARAFNEFKRRKNLPEGKGDSIGDKGSAPSALGVIKNCTIVSPSSQKTRAAKGGTDGKSGERGRF